A region of Moorena producens PAL-8-15-08-1 DNA encodes the following proteins:
- a CDS encoding diflavin flavoprotein translates to MVVLTDRVQKRLTIETSEIAPDTTTIRSLDWDRDRFDIEFGLQNGTTYNSYLIRGEKIALVDTSHEKFRQLYLDTLTGLINPTDIDYLIISHTEPDHSGLVKDVLALAPDITVVGSKVAIKFLEDFVHQPFQRQIVKSGNQLDLGNGHILDFVNAPNLHWPDTMLTYDAGTKVLYTCDVFGMHYCSASTYDDNLSAIEADYRFYYECLMAPNARSVLSALKRMDKLGEVTTIANGHGPLLRHNVEELVGNYRDWSQAKAKAEKSVVVFYVSDYGYSDRISQAIALGITKTEIAVEMMDLKSADPQEVQEAVNRAAGIVIGMAPATNSTTTAAVSTVLAAVKSKQSVGLFESYGDDDEPIDPLRTQFRSLGLKEAFPAIRIKDTPSETIYKLCEEAGTDMGQWLSRDRLIKNMKSLDTDLDKALGRLSGGLYIITAKKGDVKSAMLASWVSQASFEPLGFTIAVAKDRAIESLMQVGDRFVLNVLEEGNYQDLMKHFLKRFKPGADRFAGVNTQTAENGSPILSDALAYLECKVTTRMECSDHWIVYSTVETGRVSKPESLTAIHHRKVGNHY, encoded by the coding sequence ATGGTAGTACTCACTGACCGGGTTCAAAAGCGGCTAACCATAGAGACTAGCGAGATTGCTCCAGATACCACAACTATTCGTTCTTTGGATTGGGATCGCGATCGCTTCGACATCGAATTTGGACTACAAAACGGCACCACGTACAACTCGTATCTGATTCGGGGTGAGAAAATTGCCTTGGTCGATACCTCCCATGAAAAATTCCGCCAGCTATATTTAGATACTCTAACCGGACTAATTAACCCTACCGATATTGATTACTTAATTATCAGCCATACCGAACCAGACCACAGTGGCTTAGTAAAAGATGTCCTTGCACTGGCTCCAGATATTACTGTGGTGGGCTCAAAAGTGGCAATCAAGTTCCTGGAAGACTTTGTACATCAACCGTTTCAGCGCCAAATTGTCAAAAGTGGTAATCAGCTGGATTTAGGCAATGGGCATATCCTGGATTTTGTTAATGCCCCTAATCTCCATTGGCCTGACACCATGCTCACTTACGATGCCGGGACTAAGGTGCTGTATACTTGTGATGTCTTTGGCATGCACTACTGCTCTGCTAGCACCTATGATGACAACCTCAGCGCTATCGAAGCAGATTATCGATTTTACTACGAATGCCTGATGGCTCCCAACGCCCGTTCAGTGCTATCTGCTCTCAAGCGGATGGATAAGTTGGGAGAGGTGACTACTATTGCTAATGGTCATGGTCCTCTACTGCGCCACAATGTAGAAGAACTGGTAGGAAATTACCGCGACTGGAGTCAAGCCAAGGCCAAGGCAGAAAAATCCGTTGTTGTGTTTTATGTCTCAGATTATGGCTATAGCGATCGCATTTCTCAAGCGATCGCCCTAGGCATTACCAAAACTGAGATTGCTGTGGAGATGATGGACCTCAAATCCGCTGACCCCCAAGAGGTTCAGGAAGCCGTTAACCGTGCGGCTGGCATAGTGATTGGCATGGCTCCAGCCACAAACAGCACTACTACAGCAGCAGTTAGCACGGTACTGGCTGCAGTCAAATCCAAGCAATCCGTTGGTCTGTTTGAATCCTATGGCGATGATGATGAACCCATTGACCCCCTACGTACTCAATTTAGAAGCCTAGGACTCAAAGAAGCCTTTCCTGCAATTCGGATCAAAGACACTCCTAGTGAAACCATTTACAAGCTTTGTGAAGAAGCCGGTACTGACATGGGGCAATGGCTGAGTCGCGATCGCTTGATCAAGAACATGAAATCCCTAGATACAGACCTAGACAAAGCTTTAGGTCGTCTCAGTGGTGGATTGTATATCATCACGGCCAAGAAAGGGGATGTCAAGAGTGCCATGTTAGCCTCTTGGGTCAGCCAAGCTAGCTTCGAGCCTCTCGGTTTCACCATTGCTGTAGCCAAAGACCGGGCGATTGAATCCTTGATGCAAGTGGGAGACCGCTTTGTACTCAATGTACTGGAAGAAGGCAACTACCAAGACTTAATGAAACACTTCCTCAAGCGCTTTAAACCTGGTGCTGACCGCTTTGCAGGGGTGAATACACAAACCGCAGAAAACGGTTCCCCGATTCTGAGCGATGCCCTAGCTTATCTAGAGTGTAAAGTTACTACCCGTATGGAGTGTAGTGATCATTGGATTGTTTACTCTACCGTTGAGACCGGACGGGTTTCTAAGCCAGAGTCTCTGACTGCTATCCACCATCGCAAAGTTGGAAATCATTACTAA
- a CDS encoding diflavin flavoprotein, translating into MNTTKPRDVQPLYIATDTLILRSRTWDRLKFEIEYALQRGTTANSFIIRADQIALFDPPGESFTEVFLKALQERLDPTLIDYVILGHINPNRLVTLNALLKLAPEITFVCSNPGAKSLRTLFEKLEDKAIPEQELKILVMKGDDTLDLGEGHILDFIPTPNPRFPDQLCTYDPKTQILFTDKLFGAHVCGDQVMDEGWRVYNEDRRYYFDCLMAPHARQVETALAKLADFDAKLYATGHGPLVRYGFQELTESYGKWSKQQQAQEANVALIYASAYGNTGAIAQAIARGITKAGVSVESLNCEAADPEEIGDAVEKADGFIMGSPTLGGHAPTQVQTALGMVLSSATKTKLAGVFGSYGWSGEAIDLLENKFRDAGYKFGFETIRVKFKPTDKDLKYCEEAGTDFAQALKKAKKARKPKQPAGESSAARTEQAVGRLIGSLCVVTTKQQDLTGAMLASWVSQATFTPPGLTVAVAKERAVESLMHTGDNFVLNVLEDGKHLPLMKQFLKPFGPGEDRFGGIKIEEADNGCPIITDALAYLECTVENRMECGDHWLVYGVVKNGKVLSDGVTALHHRKSGTYY; encoded by the coding sequence ATGAACACTACAAAACCCCGTGACGTCCAACCTCTCTATATTGCTACCGATACCCTCATATTGCGATCGCGTACTTGGGACCGGCTCAAATTTGAAATCGAATATGCCTTGCAACGAGGCACCACGGCTAATTCTTTTATAATTAGAGCTGATCAAATCGCCCTATTCGATCCACCAGGAGAATCCTTTACAGAGGTGTTTCTCAAAGCATTACAAGAACGCCTTGACCCGACGCTGATCGATTACGTCATTCTCGGTCACATTAATCCCAATCGTCTGGTTACTCTGAATGCCCTGCTCAAACTTGCTCCTGAGATTACCTTTGTTTGCTCCAATCCTGGTGCTAAATCTTTGCGCACTCTGTTTGAGAAACTAGAAGATAAAGCTATTCCAGAACAGGAGCTCAAAATCCTGGTGATGAAAGGGGATGATACTCTCGATTTAGGTGAAGGTCACATCCTAGACTTTATCCCTACCCCTAATCCCCGTTTCCCTGATCAGCTTTGTACCTACGATCCTAAAACTCAAATCCTATTTACAGATAAATTATTTGGTGCTCATGTCTGTGGAGACCAGGTAATGGATGAAGGTTGGAGGGTTTATAACGAAGACCGACGCTATTATTTTGATTGCTTGATGGCACCCCATGCCCGACAGGTGGAAACAGCTTTAGCTAAATTAGCAGACTTTGATGCTAAGCTTTATGCTACCGGTCACGGCCCCTTGGTGCGCTATGGCTTTCAAGAACTAACTGAGTCTTATGGGAAATGGAGTAAGCAACAACAAGCTCAAGAGGCCAATGTTGCCCTAATTTATGCCTCAGCTTACGGCAATACTGGAGCGATTGCCCAAGCGATCGCACGAGGTATCACGAAAGCTGGTGTATCCGTAGAATCCCTGAACTGTGAAGCAGCTGATCCAGAAGAGATTGGCGATGCTGTGGAGAAAGCAGACGGATTTATCATGGGTTCTCCTACCCTAGGAGGTCACGCACCAACCCAGGTTCAAACCGCTTTGGGTATGGTTTTATCTAGCGCTACGAAAACTAAGCTAGCGGGTGTTTTTGGTTCCTATGGCTGGAGTGGGGAAGCCATTGACCTATTAGAAAATAAGTTCCGGGATGCCGGTTACAAGTTTGGCTTTGAGACGATTCGGGTTAAATTTAAGCCTACAGACAAAGACCTCAAATACTGTGAAGAAGCTGGTACAGATTTTGCTCAAGCCCTGAAAAAAGCCAAAAAAGCCCGGAAACCCAAGCAACCTGCTGGTGAGTCTTCCGCTGCTCGCACGGAGCAAGCGGTGGGACGGTTGATTGGTTCACTGTGTGTTGTGACTACTAAACAACAAGACCTGACCGGAGCGATGCTAGCTTCCTGGGTATCTCAAGCTACCTTTACCCCTCCAGGGTTAACCGTAGCGGTAGCTAAAGAACGAGCAGTTGAGTCTTTGATGCACACTGGAGATAACTTTGTCTTGAATGTGTTAGAAGATGGGAAACATTTACCCTTGATGAAGCAGTTTCTCAAACCCTTTGGTCCTGGTGAAGACCGATTTGGTGGGATAAAGATCGAAGAAGCAGACAATGGTTGCCCAATTATAACTGATGCCCTAGCTTATTTGGAATGTACTGTAGAAAATCGGATGGAATGTGGTGACCATTGGCTAGTTT
- a CDS encoding trifunctional serine/threonine-protein kinase/ATP-binding protein/sensor histidine kinase produces the protein MSSTLITLTGYQITETLYGSSRTLVYRGLRESDQIPVVIKLLNTEYPSFGELVRFRNQFTIAKNLDIPGIVKPYSLEHYRHSYALVMEDFGGISLGDYSNGQPMSLGTFFPIALQIVTTLQGLYRQQVIHKDIKPANILINPDTKQVKLIDFSLASVLPREIMVLQSPNVLEGTLAYLSPEQTGRMNRGIDYRSDFYSLGVTFFELLTGQLPFLSTDPMELVHCHIAKQAPATDSLKGDIPAVLSMMIGKLMGKNAEDRYQSALGLKHDLEICFNQWQETGRIESFKLGSRDICVRFVIPEKLYGRTSEVETLLAAFERVSSATSGIEMILVAGFSGIGKTSVVNEVHKPIVRQRGYFIKGKFDQFQRNIPFSAFVQAFRDLMGQLLSETDAQLQQWKTRILTALADNGQVIIEVIPELERIIGKQPPVPELSGSAAQNRFNRLFQKFIQVFTTPEHPLVIFLDDLQWADLASLKLMQLLMSETETGYLLLIGAYRDNEVFPAHPLMVTLDQIAKTNATVNTITLAPLKPSDLNCLIADTLHCAVELAAPLTELVNQKTQGNPFFATQFLKSLPEDGLISFNFESGYWQCDIAQIKAVALTDDVVEFMALQLKKLPVVTQEILQLAACIGNQFDLATLAIVSEKSEAETAANLWKALQEGFILPITEIYKFFQDYNSDHLSVSELKSFDSFDVKPRAKESLGQPVSEVLGQEFSYRFLHDRVQQAAYFMIPEDQKQSTHCKIGQLLLENTSLPEREEKIFDIVSQLNYGVDLISEQVERNELAQLNLMAGRKAKASTAYAAAVDYLRLGMKLLAADSWHSNYDLTLSLYQEAAQSEYLSTNFDRAIALSDSILDQATNRLDCVKASELKIQIYIGQDYQSKGIEIGLEALEKLKIPLVSSASGYKNKLVKLPSLRDLATMPTMTNPEQLAAIRILLTLAPPIHRIKPNLYPYVALTMIGLCLDHGHSSLAAGVYVIYGVFLREFIGDVASAYHSGQIALRLLEQYQAKTLTSKVHLIFSVFICPGKEHGRATLNLLREGIQRVREEGNIEYVGYFINAYFTHLYLLGESLFFINQEASKYIELLVITQQQYCLLYTNIWKHVTLSFQGLLADKSKLVSDDFNEYEMFNHFQETHNYQSLFTLHLAKLIIRYTFHDYEQAVVHGSKAIEYEDGAFGLLVVVAHNFYYSLSLLAQYPNCDRLWRGKDHREAWPTANRTQQDDYLNQVKVNQTTMGNWANHAPSNFQHKYNLVAAEIARVVGDTLDAMELYDLAIAGAKDNEYLHEEALANELAARFYLEGGKPKIAQIYLTDAYYAYARWGAKAKVEDLEQCYPELLSVIQQQQTISLDPSNSITTDHSQSLSTLTLIQSISSHTLSVSDALDLATVIKASQAIAREIQLEQLFSTLIKVIIENAGAEKCALILPKAGQWVIDAYYITQSISKGNSEGNSEGNSESDGQFYITVLPSIPVVKSQDISVSVINYVAHSSETLVLDNASVETMLAADLYIIKQQPKSILCTPILNHGQLIGIVYLENNQCTGAFTKDRLEILELLCSQAAISLENANLYNTLEEKVAERTQELSETLEDLKATQKQLVESETRAVLSSFVAGVTDEISTPVGNGITAASTLADETLGFLRSFQEGKLKRSALKNYVEVAQESSELILSNLQRAGELVQNFRQVAVDQNDLQKRKLSLKHYLDEVLLTLEPKLKQTSHSLTLEGDDTVTINTYPGAIWKIITNLVINSITHGYQPSEQGQLTLTVERIQDQVMLKYHDDGCGIPIEHVGKIFEPFFTTARPQGRTGLGLHIVYNLVTQKLLGQIEVKSEVGQGTEFIITLPIG, from the coding sequence ATGAGCAGCACTCTGATCACACTTACTGGCTATCAAATCACCGAAACCCTTTACGGGAGTTCCAGAACCCTAGTTTATAGAGGCTTACGGGAGTCGGATCAAATACCCGTAGTGATTAAACTACTCAATACCGAGTATCCTAGCTTCGGTGAACTGGTACGGTTTCGCAATCAGTTTACCATTGCCAAAAACCTTGACATCCCTGGGATTGTTAAGCCTTATTCTCTGGAACACTATCGCCATAGTTATGCATTGGTGATGGAGGATTTTGGTGGTATTTCCCTGGGTGACTATAGTAATGGTCAGCCCATGAGCTTAGGCACATTCTTTCCGATTGCCTTGCAAATTGTGACCACCCTACAGGGACTATATCGCCAGCAAGTGATTCACAAAGATATTAAACCTGCCAATATCTTGATTAATCCAGACACTAAACAGGTCAAACTGATTGACTTTAGTCTGGCTTCTGTGCTACCTCGGGAAATAATGGTGCTTCAAAGTCCCAATGTTTTGGAAGGCACTCTCGCTTACCTATCACCGGAACAAACTGGACGGATGAACCGGGGTATTGACTACCGTAGCGACTTCTATAGTTTGGGAGTTACTTTCTTTGAATTGCTCACGGGACAGTTACCCTTCCTTAGCACTGACCCGATGGAGTTAGTTCACTGTCATATTGCCAAACAAGCTCCTGCCACCGATAGCCTTAAGGGCGATATTCCTGCTGTGCTTTCTATGATGATTGGCAAGCTGATGGGGAAAAATGCCGAAGACCGTTATCAGAGTGCTTTAGGGTTGAAGCATGATTTGGAAATTTGCTTCAACCAGTGGCAGGAAACTGGTAGGATTGAATCCTTTAAGTTAGGCAGTCGGGATATTTGCGTTCGCTTCGTAATTCCGGAAAAACTCTATGGTCGTACTTCGGAAGTAGAGACCTTACTGGCAGCCTTTGAGCGGGTGAGTAGCGCCACCAGTGGCATCGAAATGATACTGGTAGCAGGGTTTTCCGGCATTGGTAAAACCTCTGTGGTCAACGAAGTCCACAAGCCGATTGTGCGGCAACGAGGTTACTTCATCAAAGGGAAATTTGACCAATTCCAGCGAAACATTCCCTTTTCAGCATTTGTCCAAGCTTTCCGAGACTTGATGGGGCAACTGTTGAGTGAAACTGATGCTCAATTGCAACAGTGGAAAACTAGAATTTTGACAGCACTGGCAGATAATGGTCAAGTTATTATTGAAGTCATTCCAGAACTAGAACGGATTATCGGCAAACAGCCTCCTGTCCCAGAATTATCAGGGAGTGCCGCACAAAATCGCTTCAATCGCCTGTTCCAGAAATTCATTCAGGTCTTCACCACTCCTGAGCATCCCTTAGTGATTTTTCTGGATGATTTGCAATGGGCAGATTTGGCCTCCTTGAAGTTGATGCAATTGTTGATGAGTGAAACAGAGACTGGTTATCTGTTGCTGATTGGTGCTTATCGGGATAACGAAGTATTCCCAGCCCATCCGTTGATGGTGACCCTAGATCAGATTGCTAAAACTAACGCTACTGTTAATACTATTACCTTAGCTCCTCTGAAGCCATCTGACCTTAATTGTTTGATTGCAGATACTCTCCATTGTGCTGTGGAACTAGCAGCGCCTTTAACCGAACTAGTTAATCAAAAAACTCAAGGGAATCCTTTCTTTGCCACTCAATTCCTCAAATCTTTGCCTGAGGATGGACTGATTAGCTTTAATTTTGAATCTGGTTATTGGCAGTGTGACATTGCTCAAATCAAAGCTGTGGCACTCACTGATGATGTCGTAGAATTTATGGCGCTCCAGTTGAAAAAATTGCCAGTGGTGACTCAGGAGATACTTCAACTGGCTGCTTGTATTGGTAACCAATTTGATTTAGCAACCCTAGCAATTGTCTCTGAAAAATCCGAAGCTGAAACAGCAGCTAATTTATGGAAGGCGCTACAAGAAGGGTTTATCTTACCAATCACTGAAATTTACAAGTTTTTTCAGGATTATAACTCTGATCACTTATCAGTTTCTGAGCTTAAGTCCTTTGATAGTTTTGATGTCAAACCGAGAGCTAAAGAAAGCTTAGGGCAACCAGTATCAGAGGTTTTGGGGCAAGAGTTTAGCTACCGATTTTTGCATGACCGAGTGCAGCAAGCCGCTTATTTTATGATTCCAGAAGACCAAAAGCAATCAACTCATTGTAAAATTGGTCAACTACTGTTAGAAAATACGTCTTTACCAGAACGGGAAGAGAAAATTTTTGATATTGTCAGCCAGTTGAATTATGGTGTGGACTTAATTTCTGAGCAAGTTGAACGGAATGAATTAGCTCAGTTAAATTTAATGGCAGGACGTAAAGCTAAGGCTTCTACAGCTTATGCTGCTGCGGTTGACTATTTAAGGTTGGGGATGAAACTGCTAGCCGCAGATAGTTGGCACAGTAACTATGACCTAACCTTATCATTATATCAAGAAGCAGCACAATCAGAGTACCTCAGCACTAACTTTGACAGAGCAATTGCCTTAAGCGATAGTATTTTAGACCAAGCCACTAACCGCCTTGACTGCGTAAAGGCCTCGGAGCTAAAAATACAGATTTATATTGGTCAAGACTACCAAAGCAAAGGGATAGAGATTGGATTAGAAGCCTTAGAAAAGCTGAAGATTCCCCTAGTATCTAGTGCCTCAGGATACAAGAACAAGTTAGTGAAATTACCATCCCTAAGGGATTTGGCAACTATGCCAACCATGACTAATCCCGAGCAACTAGCCGCGATTCGGATTCTATTAACCCTTGCGCCTCCGATACATCGTATCAAACCTAATCTGTATCCGTATGTGGCATTGACTATGATTGGTCTATGTCTCGACCATGGTCATTCATCCTTAGCCGCTGGTGTCTATGTAATTTACGGTGTGTTTCTCCGTGAATTTATCGGGGATGTGGCGTCGGCTTATCACTCTGGTCAGATAGCGTTACGGCTGTTGGAGCAGTATCAAGCTAAAACCCTGACATCTAAAGTTCACCTAATTTTCAGCGTTTTTATCTGTCCTGGCAAAGAACATGGCAGAGCAACACTAAATTTATTGCGGGAGGGAATTCAACGTGTACGTGAAGAAGGAAATATAGAATATGTTGGCTATTTTATTAACGCCTATTTTACTCATTTATATTTGCTGGGTGAGAGTTTATTTTTTATAAACCAAGAAGCTAGTAAATATATCGAATTACTAGTTATAACCCAACAACAATATTGTTTATTGTATACTAATATATGGAAACACGTAACCTTAAGCTTTCAAGGATTATTAGCTGATAAATCTAAATTAGTGAGTGATGACTTTAATGAGTATGAAATGTTTAATCATTTCCAGGAAACTCATAATTATCAGTCACTGTTTACCCTCCATTTAGCTAAATTAATCATTCGCTATACCTTTCACGATTACGAACAAGCTGTTGTTCATGGTTCAAAAGCTATCGAGTATGAAGATGGAGCATTTGGTCTACTGGTAGTTGTTGCTCATAACTTCTACTATTCCCTATCCTTACTTGCTCAGTATCCTAACTGCGATCGCCTTTGGCGCGGCAAAGACCATCGCGAAGCGTGGCCTACAGCCAATCGCACTCAGCAAGACGACTACCTAAACCAAGTAAAGGTGAACCAAACAACCATGGGTAATTGGGCTAACCATGCTCCTTCCAATTTCCAACACAAGTACAATTTAGTGGCAGCAGAAATAGCACGAGTTGTTGGGGATACTCTGGATGCTATGGAGCTTTACGATCTTGCTATTGCTGGCGCAAAAGATAACGAATACCTTCACGAAGAAGCCCTTGCTAATGAACTGGCTGCTAGGTTTTACTTAGAGGGGGGTAAACCGAAAATTGCCCAAATTTACCTTACTGATGCCTATTATGCTTATGCTCGCTGGGGAGCTAAAGCTAAAGTTGAGGATTTAGAACAATGCTATCCTGAATTACTGAGTGTGATCCAGCAACAACAGACCATTAGTCTGGATCCTAGCAATTCAATCACCACTGACCATAGCCAGTCTTTATCGACTTTGACCCTAATCCAAAGTATCAGCTCCCATACCCTCAGTGTTTCAGACGCTTTAGATTTGGCAACAGTGATCAAAGCATCTCAAGCCATTGCCAGGGAAATTCAACTTGAGCAGTTATTCTCTACCTTAATCAAAGTGATCATTGAGAATGCAGGAGCAGAAAAATGTGCTTTGATTTTGCCTAAAGCTGGACAATGGGTGATCGACGCTTACTATATAACTCAGTCTATCTCCAAAGGCAACTCCGAAGGTAACTCCGAAGGCAATTCAGAATCAGATGGGCAATTTTATATCACCGTATTGCCATCAATTCCGGTAGTAAAGAGTCAAGACATTTCAGTTAGCGTGATCAACTATGTTGCCCATAGCTCCGAAACTTTAGTATTAGATAACGCTAGTGTGGAAACGATGTTGGCAGCTGACCTTTATATTATTAAGCAACAACCTAAGAGTATCTTGTGTACACCTATCCTCAATCATGGCCAACTGATTGGTATTGTGTACCTTGAAAATAATCAATGTACTGGAGCCTTTACTAAGGATAGGTTAGAAATTCTGGAACTGTTGTGCTCTCAAGCGGCTATCTCTCTAGAAAATGCTAATCTCTATAATACCCTGGAAGAAAAAGTTGCTGAACGTACTCAAGAACTGTCTGAAACTCTCGAAGACCTGAAAGCAACTCAGAAACAGTTAGTGGAATCTGAGACTAGAGCAGTTTTAAGTAGCTTTGTGGCTGGTGTCACTGACGAAATTAGTACGCCAGTTGGTAATGGGATTACTGCTGCTTCTACCCTAGCTGATGAAACTCTTGGATTTCTCCGTAGTTTCCAAGAGGGTAAATTAAAGCGCTCGGCACTCAAAAACTATGTAGAAGTGGCTCAAGAATCCAGTGAATTAATTCTGAGTAACTTACAACGGGCTGGGGAGTTGGTGCAAAATTTCCGGCAAGTTGCTGTTGACCAAAATGATTTACAAAAGCGCAAGTTAAGTCTTAAACACTATCTCGACGAGGTCTTACTTACTTTAGAGCCTAAACTAAAACAGACTTCCCATAGTTTAACCCTAGAAGGAGATGATACAGTTACGATCAATACTTATCCAGGAGCTATTTGGAAAATTATTACTAATTTAGTGATCAATTCCATTACCCATGGCTATCAACCATCAGAGCAAGGACAGTTAACCTTAACTGTTGAAAGGATTCAGGATCAGGTTATGCTTAAGTATCATGATGATGGCTGTGGGATTCCCATCGAGCATGTGGGCAAAATTTTTGAACCTTTCTTTACTACTGCTAGACCTCAAGGCAGAACTGGTTTAGGACTGCATATTGTCTATAATTTAGTGACTCAGAAGCTACTGGGACAGATTGAGGTTAAGTCGGAAGTGGGTCAAGGCACTGAGTTTATTATTACTCTACCTATAGGTTGA